From a region of the Candidatus Sysuiplasma acidicola genome:
- a CDS encoding carboxypeptidase regulatory-like domain-containing protein encodes MNRLAVGVTAILLLTLVCAGVIAQPVHASTEYYVHAKVMTAGGLPLAGVTVTVKNTSSSVAASYSLKTGANGTASFAVTPGLYNITATLKGYAANTSYTNTSLRSGNFSALFTMIAIHGNLTGFVTNGVIPVANVTVTLSNTTSGNSTISYSTHTSAPLGEYILTGIPAGRYNASATKKGYGVSETSISISPGSDNLLNFTLKPLLGEIVGFVNVTTGSGAAKPLAYANVTITGTGGTFQAVTDANGIYEVNNIPQGTYTIRVQKNGYLPGQGSVTIAISKVTYLNFTVVPLAHATLLPISGFIGSLDLDHSLMFVALAISIVIVAGTITLLNKSYNWKEEGKEKDEDSNKGT; translated from the coding sequence ATGAACAGATTGGCCGTTGGGGTGACAGCAATCCTGTTGCTTACGCTTGTCTGTGCCGGTGTAATAGCGCAGCCTGTACACGCGTCCACGGAATACTACGTTCATGCGAAGGTAATGACAGCGGGAGGTTTGCCGCTAGCCGGCGTGACAGTCACTGTAAAGAATACATCGAGCAGCGTGGCTGCGAGCTATTCATTGAAGACGGGTGCTAACGGTACAGCTTCTTTCGCCGTAACGCCTGGCCTGTACAACATAACTGCCACGTTGAAAGGGTATGCAGCAAACACGTCCTACACAAACACGAGTCTGCGGTCCGGTAATTTCAGCGCACTCTTTACCATGATTGCAATTCATGGAAACCTGACAGGTTTTGTGACAAACGGCGTCATCCCGGTGGCCAATGTAACAGTCACATTGAGCAACACGACATCTGGCAATTCTACTATTTCATACTCCACACATACATCGGCGCCGCTTGGAGAGTATATCCTGACAGGCATTCCCGCAGGCAGGTACAATGCGAGTGCAACGAAAAAGGGGTACGGAGTCAGCGAAACGTCAATATCAATTTCGCCGGGATCAGATAATTTGCTGAACTTCACACTGAAACCTCTGCTCGGTGAGATCGTCGGTTTTGTAAACGTAACTACGGGTTCAGGAGCGGCGAAACCGCTAGCGTACGCAAATGTGACCATTACTGGAACGGGCGGAACTTTTCAGGCAGTTACAGATGCAAACGGCATATACGAAGTGAACAACATACCTCAGGGAACATATACAATCAGGGTGCAGAAAAACGGATATCTGCCCGGACAGGGGAGCGTAACCATTGCAATATCTAAAGTGACGTACCTGAATTTCACCGTGGTACCTCTAGCCCATGCGACGCTTCTGCCAATTTCCGGTTTTATCGGGTCGCTGGATCTCGACCATTCGCTCATGTTCGTTGCACTTGCCATTTCCATCGTCATAGTCGCGGGCACCATCACGCTTCTGAACAAGAGCTACAACTGGAAGGAAGAGGGGAAGGAGAAAGACGAAGATAGCAACAAGGGCACTTAA
- the gatE gene encoding Glu-tRNA(Gln) amidotransferase subunit GatE encodes MPNDGAGIKAGLEIHQQLDTNKLFCSCQSILSDTVSGSVFRKLRVSRSEMGEIDRAAEWQSSMDRLFRYEVTDNSCLVELDEEPPHEVNSEAIFTGLEMAMLLHSRPVDEVHFMRKIVVDGSNTTGFQRTALIATGGYVKVGEKHVRIQTICCEEDACRRMELKGDTVVYRLDRLGVPLLEIATEPDIDSPELLKEIAKRIGQLLRATGRVKRGIGTIREDLNISIAGGARVEIKGVQELDMLPKIASMEAMRQKRLTDAAAELRKRGAKKHRQAWKDITNLFVSSNSSVIRNALSAGNVIGGALLPSFNGVLSSDGVSVVGTELAQRVRPLGVRGVMHSDELPAYGISSEEKASVARSLSAVAGDAFVIAAAPSGIMDRIFDEIFRRAGEAIEGVPEETRDAMQDGSTAYSRPLPGRARMYPETDVLPVVITEDFLKAVAEKLPEPFEVQAGRLSQTFSIHMQQAVQIAEEGLAPFFEAVCSAYGNASVLARILLNYIPEAERNTGKTFDDREAIEQIMQALAAGRFAKEGVPSVISCILGGKRASDCIAEASSSSGGVDAAKIIAGIIESHMEMVRERGEASLGPLMGLAMKELRGRMDGKDISSLLLSEIRNALAGRGP; translated from the coding sequence ATGCCGAATGACGGTGCAGGCATAAAGGCAGGTCTCGAAATACATCAGCAGCTCGACACGAACAAGCTGTTCTGCTCCTGTCAGTCGATACTGAGCGATACGGTGTCCGGCAGCGTCTTCAGAAAGTTGAGAGTATCCAGATCGGAAATGGGTGAGATAGATCGGGCAGCAGAGTGGCAATCCTCCATGGACAGGCTCTTCAGGTATGAAGTCACGGACAACAGCTGCCTTGTCGAACTCGACGAGGAACCGCCGCACGAAGTCAATTCGGAAGCAATTTTCACCGGACTGGAAATGGCAATGCTTCTTCATTCCAGACCTGTGGATGAAGTGCATTTCATGCGCAAGATTGTCGTAGACGGTTCCAACACCACGGGTTTTCAGCGCACAGCTCTCATTGCCACCGGCGGCTATGTCAAAGTCGGGGAAAAGCATGTGCGCATACAGACGATCTGCTGCGAGGAGGATGCATGCCGCAGGATGGAACTGAAGGGGGACACCGTTGTTTACAGGCTCGATAGACTTGGCGTTCCACTGCTTGAAATAGCAACCGAGCCGGACATCGACTCGCCGGAACTGCTTAAGGAAATAGCGAAACGGATAGGGCAGCTTCTCAGGGCAACCGGAAGGGTGAAAAGGGGAATAGGAACTATAAGGGAGGATCTGAATATTTCGATCGCGGGCGGAGCAAGGGTGGAAATCAAAGGCGTTCAGGAGCTGGACATGCTGCCCAAAATAGCATCAATGGAAGCAATGCGGCAGAAGCGTCTTACCGACGCCGCAGCGGAACTCCGGAAAAGGGGAGCAAAGAAACACAGACAGGCGTGGAAGGACATCACCAATCTGTTTGTATCGAGCAACTCGTCAGTCATAAGGAACGCTCTTTCAGCCGGGAATGTGATAGGCGGTGCCCTGCTGCCATCATTTAACGGCGTACTGTCATCAGACGGCGTGAGTGTTGTGGGCACTGAACTGGCGCAGCGTGTGCGTCCCCTTGGCGTCCGCGGCGTCATGCATTCCGACGAGCTGCCCGCATACGGCATAAGCAGTGAGGAAAAAGCATCCGTCGCACGGTCGCTTTCAGCCGTGGCAGGCGACGCATTTGTCATTGCCGCTGCGCCTTCAGGCATTATGGATCGTATTTTCGACGAGATTTTCCGCAGGGCGGGCGAGGCAATTGAGGGAGTGCCGGAAGAGACTAGGGACGCGATGCAGGACGGCAGTACTGCATACAGCAGGCCCCTTCCTGGAAGAGCGAGGATGTATCCTGAGACGGATGTTCTGCCTGTTGTCATAACTGAAGATTTCTTGAAGGCCGTGGCGGAGAAACTGCCGGAGCCGTTCGAAGTGCAGGCCGGACGCCTTTCACAGACCTTCTCCATACACATGCAGCAGGCTGTCCAGATAGCAGAGGAGGGACTGGCGCCCTTCTTCGAAGCCGTATGCAGTGCTTATGGTAATGCGTCGGTTCTTGCCAGAATCCTGCTAAATTACATACCGGAGGCGGAGAGGAACACAGGCAAGACGTTCGATGATCGTGAGGCGATTGAGCAGATCATGCAGGCGCTTGCGGCTGGACGATTTGCCAAAGAAGGCGTTCCTTCAGTGATATCATGCATACTGGGCGGAAAGCGGGCGTCAGATTGCATTGCGGAGGCATCCTCATCTTCCGGGGGCGTGGACGCGGCGAAGATAATTGCCGGCATAATCGAAAGCCATATGGAAATGGTGAGGGAAAGGGGCGAGGCGTCGCTCGGCCCGCTGATGGGGCTGGCAATGAAGGAGCTCAGGGGAAGGATGGACGGGAAGGACATCAGCTCACTCCTTCTTTCTGAAATAAGGAATGCGCTCGCCGGTCGCGGCCCGTGA
- the alaS gene encoding alanine--tRNA ligase: MERRVKMDSREYDLEYFRNAGFRRKQCKSCHKSYWTTGNGEYCGEPPCVDYTFLGNSPMKKRLGVREMREEFLSFTSSKGHTRINRYPIMARWRTDVFFVQASIYNFQPWVIGGTVEPPANPLTMSQPCLRFIDIDNVGKTGRHFTLFEMMTHTCFNTRDHQVYFKDRTVELCHEFLTKDLGVDGGLITYKEEEWAGGGNSGPCLEVLVEGSEVATLVFMMYRDADGGKVPMDMTVVDTGYGLERLAWVSQGSPSAYEAVFGTLLARMKEEFDIQGDDRMLSEYSRVAGLMDAKTPGAISETRRTVAKNIGISPEELLKKLLPLENMYVLLDHTRSLAMMLHDGVMPSNAKEGYFARLLVRRGIRALNSLGGDMRLSEVVGRQMDYWSSDFPELREEREDILKLVEVEQDKYEDTVSRGRTIVSKMEASSKSRTLGMEQLTELYESHGLSPEQVAEFASGPVDVPDDFYARIAAGHSSAAEPSEEKREELSIPKLAPTVRAYYDSQYTLEFTARVLFSGEGIAVLDRTYFYPEGGGQDPDNGYIDGRRVTDVQLVGNVIVHFFEGRRLEEGSEVRCAIDKERRMNLMRHHTATHVLIAGARKVLGNHVWQAGAHKQSNISRLDITHYAQLTRKELEELEETVNRIVFEDRKITVEVMNRIVAESKYGFRLYQGGVVPGRDIRVVTIDGWDVEACAGTHCERTGEIGTVKILQTQRIQDGVIRIEFVAGLPALRVMQERSALLEMLRERLNSDEEHIIHSVEKLSSDLRRMERSLRETEASALIALSGQLLREAHIRNETKVVFWFSGKDAKTAQSLLKSLTSSGNVLAVLVVPGEKSRILIGKGPTCPLDCSALFKSITAAFGGAGGGSPDFAQGVIRVFDEHRLRALVQDAV, translated from the coding sequence TTGGAGCGCCGGGTTAAGATGGACAGCAGGGAATACGATCTTGAGTATTTCAGGAACGCAGGCTTCCGCAGGAAACAGTGCAAATCATGCCACAAGAGCTACTGGACTACGGGAAACGGAGAGTACTGCGGCGAGCCTCCCTGTGTCGATTATACGTTCCTCGGCAACAGCCCGATGAAGAAGAGACTCGGCGTCAGGGAAATGAGAGAGGAGTTCCTTTCCTTCACGTCGTCAAAGGGCCATACAAGAATCAACAGATATCCCATAATGGCAAGATGGCGCACGGACGTATTCTTTGTTCAGGCATCAATATACAATTTCCAGCCATGGGTAATCGGCGGCACCGTGGAGCCGCCTGCCAATCCTCTCACAATGTCACAGCCATGTCTGAGGTTCATAGATATAGACAATGTTGGAAAGACAGGCAGACATTTCACGCTCTTTGAAATGATGACACATACCTGTTTCAACACGCGCGATCATCAAGTTTACTTCAAGGACAGAACAGTGGAGCTCTGCCATGAATTTCTTACAAAGGACCTCGGCGTCGACGGGGGACTGATAACATACAAGGAGGAGGAATGGGCCGGAGGAGGGAATTCCGGTCCCTGCTTAGAAGTGCTCGTCGAGGGAAGTGAGGTCGCGACACTGGTTTTCATGATGTACAGAGATGCGGACGGCGGAAAGGTTCCGATGGACATGACGGTTGTCGACACAGGCTACGGCCTGGAAAGGCTGGCTTGGGTTTCACAGGGTTCACCTTCAGCATATGAGGCAGTGTTCGGCACACTGCTTGCCAGGATGAAGGAGGAGTTCGACATACAAGGAGACGACAGAATGCTTTCAGAGTACAGCAGAGTAGCAGGACTCATGGATGCAAAAACGCCGGGGGCAATCAGCGAAACGAGAAGAACGGTGGCGAAAAACATCGGCATATCGCCCGAAGAGCTTTTGAAGAAACTTCTTCCGCTGGAGAACATGTACGTGCTGCTTGACCACACGCGTTCACTGGCCATGATGCTCCATGACGGAGTAATGCCGTCCAACGCGAAGGAGGGATATTTTGCGCGCCTGCTCGTCAGGAGGGGTATCAGGGCGCTGAACAGCCTCGGCGGAGACATGAGGCTTTCGGAGGTTGTCGGACGCCAGATGGATTACTGGAGCAGTGATTTCCCGGAACTCAGGGAGGAGAGAGAAGACATACTGAAACTCGTCGAGGTTGAGCAGGACAAGTACGAAGACACGGTATCCCGCGGAAGGACGATCGTTTCAAAGATGGAGGCGTCGAGCAAGAGCAGGACACTGGGCATGGAACAGCTCACAGAACTCTACGAGTCACACGGACTGAGTCCGGAACAGGTCGCAGAATTCGCATCAGGACCGGTGGATGTACCGGACGACTTTTATGCGCGAATAGCCGCTGGCCACTCCTCGGCTGCCGAACCTTCGGAGGAGAAGCGCGAGGAGCTCAGCATACCAAAACTTGCCCCGACTGTACGAGCATATTATGATTCCCAGTACACGCTGGAGTTCACGGCGAGGGTGCTTTTCAGCGGCGAGGGGATTGCCGTGCTGGACAGGACGTATTTCTACCCCGAGGGAGGAGGACAGGATCCGGATAACGGCTACATAGACGGAAGGCGCGTAACCGACGTGCAGCTCGTCGGGAATGTAATCGTTCATTTCTTTGAAGGCAGAAGACTGGAAGAGGGTTCGGAAGTAAGGTGCGCAATCGATAAAGAGAGAAGGATGAATCTCATGCGCCACCACACCGCCACGCACGTGCTCATAGCAGGAGCGAGGAAGGTGCTTGGAAACCATGTCTGGCAGGCAGGTGCCCACAAGCAGAGCAATATTTCAAGACTGGACATAACACATTATGCGCAGCTCACCAGGAAGGAACTTGAGGAGCTGGAGGAAACGGTCAACAGGATCGTATTCGAAGACAGGAAGATTACAGTCGAGGTCATGAACAGAATTGTCGCCGAGAGCAAGTACGGTTTCAGACTATACCAGGGCGGCGTCGTGCCGGGCAGAGACATAAGGGTTGTGACCATTGATGGATGGGATGTCGAGGCCTGCGCCGGAACACACTGTGAGCGCACAGGTGAGATAGGCACGGTGAAGATACTGCAGACGCAGAGGATACAGGACGGCGTGATAAGGATCGAATTTGTCGCGGGGCTGCCCGCCCTGCGCGTGATGCAGGAAAGGAGTGCGCTGCTGGAAATGCTGCGAGAACGGCTCAATTCAGACGAGGAGCACATAATACATTCGGTGGAAAAGCTATCGTCGGATCTCAGAAGAATGGAAAGAAGTCTCAGGGAAACGGAGGCATCCGCTCTCATCGCTCTCTCCGGACAGTTGCTCAGGGAGGCTCATATCAGGAATGAGACCAAAGTCGTTTTCTGGTTTTCCGGCAAGGATGCGAAGACTGCACAGTCACTTTTGAAATCGCTCACTTCGTCGGGCAATGTGCTTGCGGTGCTGGTTGTTCCTGGAGAAAAGAGCAGGATACTGATAGGAAAGGGGCCGACATGCCCGCTTGACTGCTCAGCGCTGTTCAAGTCTATCACGGCCGCGTTTGGGGGCGCTGGTGGCGGAAGTCCGGATTTCGCACAGGGTGTTATAAGAGTGTTCGACGAACACAGGCTGAGGGCCCTTGTGCAGGATGCTGTCTGA
- the mtnA gene encoding S-methyl-5-thioribose-1-phosphate isomerase produces MKVLRNGKQTEMLAVWYEDGAAHFIDQRKLPAALDIFEARDYRDVALAIETMVVRGAPAIGCAAAYGMALAMIQHENVGEASKALEATRPTAHDLFYAVSWMVEMAPRLGPVEAATKYAADIVDKCRRIGQNGSRLISDGDVILTHCNAGALATVDYGTALAPIRIAHGEGKKIFVYVDETRPWLQGSRLTAWELTNESIPHAIIADNAAGHFIRRDVDCVIVGADRIAANGDFANKIGTYEKAVVARANDVPFYVAAPVSTFDFGIAGGGDIPIEERSEEEVTAIGGIRIAGTGESARNPVFDVTPHELVSGIITEYGVFSPGEIKSLQGRL; encoded by the coding sequence ATGAAGGTATTAAGGAACGGCAAGCAGACTGAAATGCTGGCAGTATGGTACGAGGACGGCGCAGCTCATTTCATAGATCAGAGGAAGCTTCCGGCAGCGCTGGACATATTCGAAGCTCGCGATTATCGTGATGTTGCACTTGCAATAGAAACCATGGTGGTCAGGGGAGCTCCGGCCATAGGCTGTGCTGCCGCCTACGGTATGGCTCTCGCTATGATTCAGCACGAGAATGTCGGGGAAGCTTCAAAAGCGCTTGAAGCAACCAGACCCACTGCGCACGATCTGTTTTATGCCGTCAGCTGGATGGTGGAGATGGCTCCACGCCTTGGTCCGGTTGAGGCTGCGACAAAGTACGCTGCAGATATAGTCGATAAGTGCAGACGCATCGGGCAGAACGGAAGCAGACTGATTTCGGACGGCGATGTCATACTGACACATTGCAATGCAGGCGCACTTGCAACCGTTGACTACGGTACGGCACTGGCGCCTATCAGGATTGCCCACGGCGAGGGGAAAAAGATATTCGTTTATGTTGACGAGACCAGGCCATGGCTCCAGGGAAGCAGGCTAACCGCCTGGGAACTGACAAATGAATCGATACCGCACGCCATAATTGCCGACAATGCCGCCGGCCACTTCATAAGAAGGGATGTGGATTGCGTGATTGTAGGTGCGGACAGGATTGCAGCAAACGGTGATTTCGCGAACAAAATTGGCACCTACGAGAAGGCGGTTGTCGCCAGGGCGAACGATGTGCCGTTTTATGTTGCTGCTCCCGTCTCCACCTTCGATTTCGGTATCGCAGGTGGCGGCGACATACCAATAGAGGAAAGGAGTGAGGAAGAAGTGACGGCGATTGGCGGAATCCGCATAGCCGGAACCGGAGAGTCTGCAAGGAACCCGGTTTTTGATGTCACGCCGCACGAGCTGGTAAGCGGCATAATCACTGAATATGGTGTTTTCAGTCCCGGCGAGATAAAATCGCTTCAGGGCAGGCTGTGA
- a CDS encoding HAD-IB family phosphatase, which produces MSLKLVLFDMDGVLVDATSSWVTIHRHFGVSNDENARRFFDNDIDEAEFMRSDIKLWRNVKPDLSVSDITGILDAEPLMNGAVETVAALRERGIRTAIISGGIDVLAERVASLTGIDCAIANGLEADREGMLTGEGVLRVRIKDKSECALKIMKMFNVGRSECAAIGDGPSDISLFSSAGISVAFNAWNRSIEKAADHAVRKKDLTRIIDLVVKE; this is translated from the coding sequence ATGTCTCTTAAACTTGTCCTGTTTGACATGGACGGCGTTCTAGTCGATGCTACCAGCTCATGGGTTACCATTCACAGACATTTCGGTGTCAGCAATGATGAGAATGCCAGGCGCTTTTTCGACAACGATATCGACGAAGCGGAGTTCATGAGATCCGATATCAAACTCTGGAGAAACGTGAAACCCGATCTCTCCGTCTCTGACATAACCGGCATACTGGACGCAGAGCCGCTGATGAACGGTGCTGTTGAAACAGTAGCCGCGCTGCGAGAGAGGGGCATCAGAACGGCAATCATCAGCGGCGGCATAGATGTACTCGCAGAAAGAGTAGCTTCACTCACAGGCATAGACTGCGCCATTGCTAACGGACTCGAAGCCGATCGAGAGGGCATGCTTACCGGCGAGGGAGTGTTGAGGGTAAGGATAAAGGATAAATCCGAATGCGCGTTGAAAATCATGAAGATGTTCAACGTCGGCAGGTCAGAGTGCGCCGCGATAGGCGACGGCCCATCAGACATTTCGCTCTTCAGTTCGGCAGGCATCAGCGTCGCCTTCAACGCATGGAACAGAAGCATTGAGAAGGCTGCAGACCATGCAGTCAGGAAGAAGGATCTGACGAGAATAATCGATTTGGTGGTGAAGGAATGA
- a CDS encoding 2-phosphosulfolactate phosphatase yields MTLSAEIKWYSGSALTSRSSDYLVIVDAFRATSMVATMIHLGVSRIIPVANVDEALTMKAEDPSLVLVGEERGIMPPGFAYGNSPSEIFRSATDGSLKGATVVHRSSAGTQSISSALKAKRDGAKYRIMTCSMLDAAAVARHILSLNAGKDERLTIICSGYIDKLYALEDEIAAGALLASLRETDRSVRMNELASSAFLSFKGATVENLPDLLRNTRSGAKIIEVGQEEDIGFCSRLNVFDVVAVADGTSLIRA; encoded by the coding sequence ATGACGCTTTCCGCGGAAATCAAATGGTATTCAGGAAGCGCGCTTACCTCCAGATCGAGCGATTATCTTGTCATAGTCGATGCGTTCAGGGCCACCAGCATGGTTGCCACCATGATACATCTCGGTGTCAGCAGGATCATACCTGTTGCGAACGTGGACGAGGCCCTGACGATGAAAGCTGAGGATCCTTCGCTTGTGCTTGTAGGGGAGGAGCGCGGCATTATGCCGCCCGGTTTCGCATACGGGAATTCGCCTTCGGAAATATTCAGGAGTGCAACAGACGGTTCGCTGAAAGGAGCAACGGTTGTCCACAGAAGTTCCGCCGGTACGCAATCTATTTCTTCCGCTCTCAAGGCAAAGAGAGACGGAGCAAAATACAGAATAATGACGTGCTCAATGCTCGATGCGGCCGCAGTTGCCAGGCACATTCTGTCACTCAATGCGGGAAAAGACGAGAGACTCACTATCATATGTTCCGGATATATTGACAAACTATACGCTCTTGAGGATGAAATCGCCGCAGGAGCTCTGCTCGCATCTCTTCGTGAAACCGATCGGTCTGTGCGCATGAATGAACTGGCTTCCTCCGCATTCCTCTCGTTCAAGGGAGCGACGGTAGAAAATCTTCCCGACCTTCTGCGAAACACCAGATCCGGGGCAAAGATCATCGAAGTGGGCCAGGAAGAGGACATTGGTTTCTGCTCGAGGCTGAATGTATTCGATGTTGTTGCCGTGGCGGACGGCACATCCCTAATTCGTGCCTGA
- a CDS encoding methyltransferase, translated as MVRIKGIEIDRWSDDTYFPSEDTELLLDALDSGEGSFIDVGTGTGIIGIRAAMLGYGVVSTDISTDCLHAASHNARMNGVVIQTVRCDLLTALTGRHDVIAFNPPYLPDAGYPDRLLTGGEKGYELAQCLLSQAEDMLRKNGRVMLVLSSLGGMSELLGTTGAAWSFRKLKQCKLEFETIAVVEARLTGRDRRAHSLFQKEGVS; from the coding sequence ATGGTGCGCATAAAGGGCATTGAAATCGACAGATGGTCAGACGACACATACTTCCCCTCGGAAGACACTGAACTCCTGCTAGACGCGCTGGACTCGGGGGAAGGCAGTTTCATCGATGTAGGGACGGGGACAGGCATTATAGGCATCAGGGCAGCCATGCTTGGATACGGCGTTGTTTCCACAGACATCAGTACTGACTGCCTTCATGCGGCGTCGCACAATGCGCGGATGAATGGTGTTGTCATTCAGACTGTGAGATGCGATTTGCTCACGGCGCTAACCGGCAGGCACGATGTGATTGCATTCAACCCGCCCTACCTTCCTGATGCCGGATATCCGGACAGATTGCTGACCGGAGGAGAGAAGGGGTATGAGCTTGCCCAGTGTCTGCTGTCCCAGGCCGAAGACATGCTGCGGAAGAACGGCAGGGTGATGCTCGTGCTCAGTTCGCTTGGCGGCATGAGTGAACTCCTCGGTACAACCGGGGCGGCGTGGTCGTTCAGGAAGCTGAAACAGTGTAAACTGGAATTCGAGACGATAGCCGTCGTGGAGGCACGTCTCACGGGCCGCGACCGGCGAGCGCATTCCTTATTTCAGAAAGAAGGAGTGAGCTGA
- a CDS encoding VOC family protein, giving the protein MIKKIVDMAVMVSDAAAAAKWYSEKLGFKTVSSEGHWITVAPEGSQTVLHLCEGKLEPGNTGIAFSSDDIDRTYEELTSRGVEFTSKPEDKGWGKFAMFRDPSGNEFWLLGNE; this is encoded by the coding sequence ATGATTAAGAAAATAGTCGATATGGCCGTTATGGTCTCCGATGCTGCGGCCGCAGCAAAGTGGTACAGTGAAAAACTGGGATTCAAGACAGTGTCCAGCGAGGGACACTGGATCACTGTCGCGCCAGAGGGATCGCAGACTGTTCTTCACCTGTGCGAGGGAAAACTCGAACCAGGAAACACCGGAATAGCATTTTCAAGTGATGATATTGATCGTACGTACGAAGAACTCACATCAAGAGGTGTGGAGTTCACGAGCAAACCTGAAGACAAAGGCTGGGGCAAATTTGCGATGTTCCGCGATCCATCGGGGAACGAATTCTGGCTCCTCGGCAACGAGTAA
- a CDS encoding DUF763 domain-containing protein encodes MARLCGIADLPLHSGSAPPWLFRRMRMLGGSIAELLLKEFGQKEALRRLTDPFWFQCASCVLGFDWHSSGTTTVTLAALREGMDERGLPLHIFGGKGKYATSMKQQISASDSEYAVANSDVLLRKSREAARVDTVALQDGYDLYHHSIIFDEGGNWAVIQQGMNDGTHYARRYHWSSDELRSMVVEPHAAILGTPGSGILNLTAADASEARDAIMDIITDDRAGKLPQIVLSARRAQRTLDEFSVSAVRMLKMDTMAGWRRLTENFRRIADAVPDSFEDLIMMEGVGRKTVLALAMASNLVYGAESNWRDPVKYSFAVGGKDGIPYPVDTRRMERMSELLDQAVRETEIGGEERRRALGRLSRFFDTALMSF; translated from the coding sequence GTGGCAAGACTGTGCGGCATCGCCGATTTGCCCCTGCATTCAGGAAGCGCACCACCATGGCTGTTCCGCAGGATGAGAATGCTCGGTGGCTCTATCGCCGAGCTGCTGTTAAAGGAGTTCGGGCAGAAGGAGGCCCTCAGGCGCCTGACAGATCCGTTCTGGTTTCAATGCGCCAGCTGCGTTCTTGGTTTCGACTGGCATTCAAGCGGAACGACGACAGTTACGCTGGCGGCGCTGAGGGAGGGCATGGACGAGAGGGGACTGCCATTGCATATATTCGGAGGAAAGGGGAAATATGCAACATCGATGAAACAACAGATTTCGGCTTCAGACAGCGAGTATGCTGTCGCCAATTCCGATGTGCTTTTGCGCAAAAGCAGAGAAGCCGCCAGAGTGGACACGGTTGCGCTGCAGGACGGTTACGATCTCTATCATCATTCGATAATCTTTGATGAGGGAGGAAACTGGGCCGTCATTCAGCAGGGAATGAACGACGGGACACACTACGCAAGACGTTACCACTGGTCCTCTGACGAGCTCCGGTCCATGGTTGTTGAACCGCATGCCGCGATCCTCGGAACGCCAGGGAGCGGGATACTGAACCTTACAGCCGCGGACGCGTCAGAGGCGAGAGACGCAATTATGGATATAATTACGGACGACAGAGCTGGAAAGCTTCCACAGATTGTACTGTCGGCAAGGAGGGCACAGAGAACACTGGATGAATTTTCTGTTTCGGCAGTCCGCATGCTTAAAATGGACACAATGGCTGGTTGGAGAAGATTAACTGAGAATTTCAGACGAATCGCCGACGCCGTACCGGATTCCTTCGAGGATCTAATAATGATGGAAGGTGTGGGAAGGAAGACCGTTCTCGCTCTCGCTATGGCCTCGAACCTCGTTTACGGCGCAGAGAGCAACTGGCGCGATCCGGTCAAATATTCCTTTGCGGTAGGTGGAAAGGACGGCATACCATATCCAGTCGACACCCGGCGAATGGAAAGAATGTCCGAATTGCTTGATCAGGCCGTCAGGGAAACGGAGATAGGCGGGGAGGAGAGGAGAAGAGCGCTCGGCAGACTTTCTCGATTTTTCGACACCGCGCTTATGTCTTTCTGA